Proteins encoded within one genomic window of Prosthecochloris marina:
- a CDS encoding transketolase family protein, translated as MAEQNTLAEAARYISRGSLATRKGFGEALLEIGQKDDSVVALCADLTGSLHMHHFQKEFPSRYFQTGIAEANMISMAAGLATTGKKPYAGTFAVFASGRVYDQIRQSVCYSRLNVKICASHAGLTLGEDGATHQMLEDIGLMRGLPGMTVVVPADYSETKRAVKALHEHDGPAYLRFGRPSVPDFSLDEDGFEIGKSIELNPGKDVTVIACGIMVWKALEAARTLEKEGVTVRVINMHTIKPIDKLAIVRAANDTGAIVTAEEHQVHNGLGDAVAHVCAESIPVPIEMVGVEDTFGESGKPDELMKKYKLATEDILEKIYLALRRKI; from the coding sequence ATGGCTGAACAAAATACCCTTGCCGAAGCTGCACGATACATTTCTCGCGGGTCACTTGCAACCCGTAAAGGATTTGGTGAGGCATTGCTGGAAATCGGTCAGAAAGATGATTCTGTTGTGGCACTGTGTGCCGATCTGACCGGTTCATTGCATATGCATCATTTTCAGAAAGAGTTTCCCTCCCGCTATTTCCAGACTGGCATTGCTGAAGCAAACATGATTTCCATGGCAGCAGGGCTTGCCACTACGGGTAAGAAACCCTATGCGGGGACATTTGCAGTATTTGCATCCGGTAGGGTATATGATCAGATCCGCCAGTCGGTATGCTATTCGCGTCTCAATGTGAAGATTTGTGCATCACATGCAGGTTTGACACTTGGAGAGGACGGGGCCACGCATCAGATGCTTGAAGATATTGGACTCATGCGTGGTTTGCCCGGAATGACGGTGGTTGTTCCTGCCGATTACAGTGAAACCAAACGTGCTGTAAAAGCTCTTCATGAACATGATGGTCCGGCTTACCTGCGTTTTGGCAGGCCGTCGGTTCCCGATTTTTCTCTTGATGAGGATGGTTTCGAGATAGGGAAATCTATCGAGCTGAATCCAGGAAAGGATGTTACGGTTATCGCCTGCGGTATCATGGTCTGGAAAGCACTCGAAGCTGCAAGAACTCTTGAAAAAGAAGGGGTTACCGTAAGAGTCATCAATATGCATACGATCAAGCCTATCGATAAACTGGCGATTGTTCGTGCAGCGAACGACACCGGTGCAATCGTTACGGCAGAAGAACATCAGGTGCATAACGGGCTTGGTGATGCAGTCGCTCATGTTTGTGCGGAAAGCATTCCGGTTCCGATAGAGATGGTTGGTGTCGAAGATACTTTCGGTGAATCCGGGAAACCTGATGAGCTGATGAAAAAATACAAGCTTGCTACCGAAGATATTCTTGAAAAGATATATCTGGCTTTACGTAGGAAGATATGA
- a CDS encoding FAD-dependent oxidoreductase produces MQGNKKSVVILGGGLAGLTAAKRLTDQGFSVKLFEKRSIYGGKVSSWKDEEGDWIESGTHCFFGAYDVLYDLMREINVYDSVLWKDHKLTYTLSEGNSFTFNTWDLPSPLHLLPAIVKNGYFTFGEMLSFSKSLIPLALKKDKYPPTQDHLTFTEWAKQHNFGDRLLDKMFRPMALALKFIPPEKISAKIILDVTEVFYRIPDASCMGFLKGAPQEHFIGPLQEYSKAKGAEFFPGTTVEQLLYEGGAVKGVRLANGEVFSADYYLSALPVHNLNVVLPESMKKDWKFFGELEKLEGVPVISVQIWYDRKITPEDNVLFSPDGVIPVYADLANTTPDYKMLRGKPHEGKSRFEFCVAPAGELMALSKEEIIARVDRSVRSCYPEASKGAKILKSTLVKIPQSVYAPLPNMEQYRPTQKTPVPNLFIAGGFTQQLYYDSMGGAVMSANLASDEITRVAKG; encoded by the coding sequence GTGCAAGGTAATAAAAAGTCAGTTGTAATACTTGGTGGGGGTCTTGCAGGGCTCACAGCTGCAAAGCGTTTAACGGATCAGGGCTTTTCGGTAAAGCTCTTTGAAAAGCGCTCCATATATGGAGGTAAAGTTTCATCGTGGAAAGATGAAGAGGGAGACTGGATAGAGTCCGGAACACACTGCTTTTTCGGGGCGTATGATGTCCTTTACGATCTCATGCGTGAGATAAACGTCTATGATTCGGTGCTCTGGAAGGACCACAAACTAACCTATACGCTATCTGAAGGCAACAGTTTTACGTTCAATACGTGGGATTTACCGAGTCCACTTCATCTTTTACCTGCCATTGTCAAAAACGGGTATTTTACATTTGGAGAAATGTTGTCGTTCTCCAAATCTCTGATCCCGTTGGCTCTGAAAAAAGATAAATACCCGCCGACACAAGATCATCTGACGTTTACGGAATGGGCAAAACAGCATAACTTCGGCGATCGTTTGCTTGACAAAATGTTCCGGCCTATGGCGCTTGCCCTCAAGTTTATCCCGCCGGAAAAGATATCGGCAAAGATCATTCTCGATGTTACTGAAGTGTTTTACCGTATACCTGATGCGTCATGCATGGGTTTTCTCAAAGGTGCACCACAAGAGCATTTTATCGGTCCGCTTCAGGAATACTCGAAAGCAAAAGGTGCCGAGTTTTTTCCCGGTACAACGGTCGAACAATTGCTTTACGAAGGGGGGGCGGTCAAAGGTGTCCGGTTAGCAAACGGTGAAGTTTTTTCGGCCGACTATTACCTTTCTGCCTTACCGGTTCATAACCTCAACGTGGTGCTTCCGGAATCGATGAAAAAAGACTGGAAGTTTTTTGGCGAACTTGAAAAGCTTGAAGGAGTTCCGGTGATTTCTGTTCAGATTTGGTATGACCGCAAGATAACTCCTGAGGATAACGTGCTGTTCAGTCCAGATGGTGTAATCCCTGTTTATGCCGATCTTGCCAATACAACGCCAGATTACAAAATGCTTCGGGGTAAACCTCACGAAGGGAAATCACGTTTCGAGTTCTGTGTGGCTCCGGCCGGAGAGTTGATGGCGTTGTCAAAAGAAGAAATTATTGCCAGGGTTGACCGAAGTGTGCGGAGCTGCTATCCAGAAGCATCGAAAGGGGCAAAGATCCTGAAATCGACTCTTGTTAAAATACCGCAATCGGTTTATGCGCCATTGCCGAATATGGAGCAGTACAGACCAACGCAGAAAACCCCTGTGCCTAATCTTTTCATTGCAGGTGGATTTACACAGCAGCTGTATTACGATTCCATGGGGGGAGCGGTTATGAGTGCAAATCTGGCCTCGGATGAGATCACCCGGGTTGCAAAAGGATAG
- a CDS encoding transposase, with protein sequence MFDTRIKAIKGYKNVAMPRGPRLDAPGTLHHVMLRGIEKRDIVTDDKDRDDFVSRMGKLVPETGTIIYAWALLNNHAHILLRSGKAGMSTFMRRLLSGYASNYNRRHDRQGHLFQNRYKSIVCQEDRYFMRLVAYIHLNPLRAGLVASLDDLDAYPWSGHAVVVNVFSNDWQDRDFVLHHFGEKERMAINTYRNFLKEEAQKGRQPELTGGGLVRSIGGWSAVQGMRARKEKQLSDERILGDGSFVSKVLEDAEESVKSQVNVLDFNEIKDKAQADIEDLCEKKGIGLGQLLSGSRIRSVSMVRKTLVKKFVKEYGFSYAETARMLKISTSAAAQIVRNFGDV encoded by the coding sequence GTGTTCGATACAAGGATAAAAGCTATAAAAGGTTATAAAAACGTTGCCATGCCAAGAGGTCCAAGACTTGATGCACCAGGAACCCTGCACCATGTAATGCTTCGGGGAATTGAAAAGCGGGATATTGTTACTGATGATAAGGATCGAGATGATTTTGTTTCCCGTATGGGAAAACTTGTTCCGGAAACAGGTACGATAATCTATGCTTGGGCGCTATTAAATAATCATGCTCATATCTTGCTTCGAAGTGGAAAAGCCGGGATGTCTACTTTTATGCGAAGGTTGCTGAGCGGTTATGCAAGTAACTATAACAGACGACATGATAGGCAAGGCCATCTTTTCCAAAATCGATACAAATCAATTGTCTGTCAAGAGGATCGTTATTTTATGCGTTTGGTTGCTTATATACACTTGAATCCTTTAAGAGCTGGACTTGTAGCTTCTTTGGATGATCTTGATGCGTATCCATGGAGTGGGCATGCTGTCGTAGTGAATGTTTTCTCGAATGACTGGCAGGATCGGGATTTTGTTCTTCATCATTTTGGGGAAAAGGAACGTATGGCTATAAATACCTATCGAAATTTTTTGAAAGAAGAGGCTCAAAAAGGACGCCAACCTGAATTGACTGGAGGTGGTCTTGTTCGCTCTATTGGTGGCTGGTCGGCAGTGCAAGGAATGCGAGCTAGAAAGGAAAAACAATTGAGCGATGAACGAATTTTAGGGGATGGTTCCTTTGTCAGCAAGGTTCTTGAGGATGCAGAGGAATCTGTGAAAAGTCAGGTGAATGTGCTTGATTTCAATGAAATAAAAGATAAAGCACAAGCTGATATCGAGGATTTATGTGAGAAAAAGGGAATAGGGTTAGGTCAATTGCTTTCTGGAAGCAGAATTCGTTCAGTATCTATGGTTCGTAAAACACTTGTCAAAAAGTTTGTGAAAGAATACGGATTTTCATATGCAGAGACAGCAAGAATGCTGAAAATTTCCACATCTGCTGCTGCGCAAATTGTTCGGAATTTTGGGGATGTGTAA
- a CDS encoding YbaB/EbfC family nucleoid-associated protein gives MAMPNLNDMMKQLQQAGAKMQDVQKQLEKITAEGDAGGGMVKATVSGKQRVLSITIDPEILDDMEMVEDLVVAAVNTALENVAEKARQELSKAAGDMLGGGDILKNFNFGQ, from the coding sequence ATGGCAATGCCTAATTTAAATGACATGATGAAGCAGCTCCAGCAGGCAGGAGCAAAGATGCAGGATGTTCAGAAACAGCTTGAAAAAATAACCGCTGAAGGGGACGCCGGAGGCGGGATGGTCAAGGCGACGGTCAGCGGAAAGCAGAGGGTTCTTTCCATAACCATAGACCCTGAGATACTCGATGATATGGAAATGGTTGAAGATCTGGTTGTTGCAGCGGTAAACACCGCTCTTGAAAACGTAGCTGAGAAAGCACGTCAGGAATTATCAAAAGCCGCTGGCGATATGCTCGGTGGTGGAGATATACTGAAAAACTTCAATTTTGGCCAGTAG
- the rsmA gene encoding 16S rRNA (adenine(1518)-N(6)/adenine(1519)-N(6))-dimethyltransferase RsmA, with product MTKVEYKHTEIAVKKKFGQNFLTDRNICRKIVLSAEIEKNDRVLEIGPGFGALTSAILEASPKSFTAVEKDRALAAFIRKEFSSVKVIEGDFLTIDIPDLSAEGPLKIMGNIPYSITSPILFKLLDNRKNIVSETLMMQHEVAQRLAAKPNTKEYGILAVQLQTFCEVSYLFKVSRKVFRPKPDVDSAVVNIIPRTTSLDENEKAFRRFVRTAFSQRRKTLQNNLKKNYDLSKVTSVDLTRRAESLSIDDFSSLFREISSLAG from the coding sequence ATGACAAAAGTTGAATATAAGCATACGGAAATAGCGGTAAAAAAAAAATTTGGTCAGAACTTCCTGACCGACCGCAATATCTGCAGAAAAATCGTCCTGTCTGCTGAAATCGAAAAGAATGATCGTGTCCTTGAAATCGGTCCTGGATTCGGAGCACTCACCAGTGCAATTCTCGAAGCATCTCCAAAAAGTTTCACCGCTGTGGAAAAAGACCGCGCATTAGCTGCGTTCATTCGAAAAGAATTTTCATCTGTCAAGGTAATCGAAGGAGATTTTCTCACAATAGACATTCCTGACCTTTCTGCTGAAGGCCCGTTGAAGATCATGGGAAACATACCTTATTCCATTACCTCTCCCATTCTCTTCAAGCTCCTCGACAATCGCAAAAACATCGTTTCAGAAACTCTGATGATGCAACATGAAGTGGCTCAACGCCTCGCTGCCAAGCCCAACACGAAAGAGTACGGTATTCTGGCCGTGCAGCTTCAGACATTCTGCGAGGTCTCATACCTTTTCAAAGTGAGTCGCAAGGTGTTCAGACCGAAACCAGACGTTGACAGTGCAGTGGTGAATATTATCCCACGCACAACTTCTCTGGATGAAAATGAGAAAGCATTCAGAAGGTTTGTCCGAACCGCTTTTAGCCAGAGAAGAAAAACCCTTCAGAACAATCTCAAAAAAAACTATGATCTCTCGAAAGTCACCTCGGTTGACTTGACCCGGCGTGCAGAATCCCTTTCGATCGACGATTTCTCTTCACTCTTCAGAGAAATCAGCTCCCTTGCCGGCTGA
- a CDS encoding tyrosine-type recombinase/integrase, with the protein MPIPIVPLSDTQIKRCKPQDKPYRLFDGGGLCLFIAVKGRKTWQYRYKFNGKSATMTLGVYPDVGLAKARELHREARSLLGDGINPIEERKRQGEPEKQGTLFSTVAREWFEIAKSEWTEGHAKKMFYRLERDAMPVLGNMVIGDITAQDVLRTLRFVEDRGAIDTAHRVKGIISQVFIHALVTGVEGIAANPAAGLSRVLRKPKVRHMPAITDPDELARLLRSIDSYKGAYITKCALRLAPMLFVRPGELRSAEWEEINLDEAVWRIPANKTKTGEFLIVPLARQVVAILQDVTLFTGDDRYVFQGKADNSFMNDNTLLKALRTLGWSADKVTIHGFRATARTFLHERLGFSPDAIEAQLGHRVPDRLGGAYNRTKHLDERTRMMQAWADYLDELKSSR; encoded by the coding sequence ATGCCAATACCGATCGTACCGCTTTCAGACACGCAGATTAAGCGCTGCAAGCCTCAGGACAAGCCGTACCGCTTGTTTGACGGCGGCGGGCTTTGCCTCTTCATTGCCGTCAAAGGCCGGAAGACTTGGCAGTACAGATACAAGTTCAACGGGAAAAGTGCAACGATGACGCTGGGTGTTTATCCTGATGTCGGGCTGGCAAAAGCAAGAGAGTTGCACAGGGAGGCGCGCTCTCTTCTTGGTGACGGTATCAACCCTATCGAAGAGCGAAAACGGCAGGGTGAACCGGAAAAGCAGGGTACATTGTTTTCCACTGTGGCACGAGAGTGGTTCGAGATAGCGAAAAGCGAGTGGACCGAAGGGCACGCCAAGAAGATGTTCTATCGTCTGGAGCGGGACGCGATGCCGGTACTCGGGAATATGGTTATCGGTGACATTACGGCACAGGATGTGTTGCGGACCCTGCGTTTTGTCGAGGACAGGGGAGCTATTGACACGGCACATAGGGTGAAGGGGATCATAAGCCAGGTTTTTATCCATGCGCTTGTTACAGGTGTCGAGGGGATCGCGGCGAACCCGGCAGCCGGGTTGAGCAGGGTACTGCGGAAACCGAAGGTCCGGCACATGCCGGCGATTACCGATCCTGACGAACTGGCCAGGCTCTTGCGAAGCATAGATTCCTATAAAGGCGCTTACATCACCAAGTGTGCCCTTCGGCTTGCCCCGATGCTTTTCGTTCGTCCTGGTGAACTGCGGTCTGCAGAATGGGAGGAAATCAATCTCGATGAAGCGGTGTGGAGAATACCTGCAAACAAGACCAAGACAGGGGAGTTCCTGATTGTTCCGCTCGCAAGACAGGTTGTTGCTATTTTACAAGACGTAACGCTCTTTACCGGCGACGACCGGTATGTTTTCCAGGGCAAGGCGGATAATTCGTTCATGAACGACAATACCTTGCTCAAGGCGCTACGAACGCTTGGGTGGAGTGCGGATAAGGTGACGATCCACGGGTTCCGGGCAACGGCAAGGACGTTCCTGCACGAACGGCTTGGATTTTCCCCTGACGCTATCGAGGCCCAACTTGGACACCGAGTTCCTGACCGGCTTGGTGGAGCATACAATCGCACCAAGCACCTCGATGAGCGTACTCGCATGATGCAGGCATGGGCGGATTACCTCGATGAGTTGAAATCATCGAGGTAA
- a CDS encoding type I restriction enzyme HsdR N-terminal domain-containing protein, whose protein sequence is MDLIDKIKDLASRIPKQVDHIQTEEATKNAFVLPFISALGYDVFNPTEVIPEFTADIGIKKGEKVDYAIKKDDDIIILIECKWSGADLHEDHASQLHRYFSATEARFSILTNGIIYEFYSDIDEPNKMDSKPFFTFDILGFQDHQVNELKKFTKAAFSLEDILTTASTLKYTGAIKKILEEELSNPSEEFVRFFASQIFDGRLTKSVIEQFTKIVQEARKQFVNEKINERLKSALSANEQPKETIESEDSDEPITSDNGIVTTEEEAEAYNVIKAILREVVDVKRVAMRDTKSYCGVLLDDNNRKPICRLHFNYSQKYIGLISNKKEERVQIECIDDIFEYSAQLKAVINDYESD, encoded by the coding sequence ATGGATCTTATAGATAAGATCAAGGATCTTGCTTCTCGCATTCCGAAGCAGGTTGATCACATCCAAACGGAAGAAGCGACAAAAAACGCATTTGTGTTACCGTTTATTAGTGCTCTTGGGTATGACGTGTTTAATCCGACAGAGGTAATCCCAGAGTTTACAGCCGACATAGGCATCAAAAAAGGTGAGAAAGTAGATTACGCAATCAAGAAAGATGACGATATCATCATTCTGATTGAGTGCAAGTGGTCAGGTGCAGATTTACATGAAGACCATGCTTCTCAGTTACATAGGTACTTTTCGGCAACAGAAGCACGGTTTAGTATTCTAACGAATGGCATCATATACGAATTTTATTCAGATATTGATGAGCCGAACAAAATGGATTCAAAGCCGTTCTTTACCTTTGACATTCTTGGCTTTCAGGATCATCAGGTAAATGAATTGAAGAAATTCACAAAAGCAGCTTTTTCGCTTGAGGACATTCTTACAACGGCAAGTACTTTGAAGTATACAGGAGCCATCAAAAAAATACTTGAAGAAGAATTGTCAAACCCTTCAGAGGAATTTGTGAGGTTTTTTGCATCTCAGATATTCGATGGGCGTTTGACAAAGAGCGTTATCGAGCAGTTTACAAAAATAGTTCAAGAAGCTAGGAAGCAGTTTGTTAACGAGAAGATAAATGAACGTCTTAAGTCTGCTTTGTCTGCAAATGAGCAACCGAAAGAAACTATAGAATCAGAAGATTCGGATGAACCAATTACCAGTGATAATGGTATCGTAACAACGGAAGAAGAAGCCGAAGCTTATAATGTTATCAAAGCTATACTTCGAGAGGTTGTTGATGTTAAAAGGGTTGCTATGCGTGATACTAAGAGTTACTGTGGGGTTCTCTTAGACGACAACAATAGAAAGCCGATATGCCGCTTGCATTTTAATTATTCTCAAAAGTATATCGGACTTATATCAAATAAAAAAGAAGAACGTGTTCAAATTGAGTGTATAGATGATATTTTTGAGTACTCTGCTCAGCTTAAGGCTGTTATTAATGACTATGAAAGTGACTGA
- the recR gene encoding recombination mediator RecR, which yields MRYTSAAIEALIEEFAKLPGIGRKTAQRLAMHILHEQPGEVGKLAKALMDVKERVISCSICQNVTDQGDDPCSICRGSNRDKSVICVVESPTDVLAFEKTAQYRGLYHVLHGVISPLDGIGPDDIRIKELLARLSPEDDVKVMEVIMALSPTVEGETTVLYISRLLKPLGVEVTKIARGIPVGAELEFIDEATLSRALEGRSVL from the coding sequence ATGCGATACACATCGGCGGCAATTGAAGCACTGATAGAAGAATTTGCGAAATTGCCGGGAATTGGGCGCAAAACGGCCCAACGACTTGCCATGCATATCCTTCATGAGCAACCAGGAGAGGTCGGTAAACTTGCCAAAGCTCTTATGGATGTCAAGGAACGGGTTATCAGCTGTTCGATATGCCAGAATGTTACCGATCAGGGTGACGATCCTTGTTCCATTTGCAGGGGAAGCAACCGTGACAAGTCGGTGATTTGTGTTGTGGAGTCTCCTACCGATGTGCTTGCATTTGAAAAAACAGCTCAATATCGTGGATTGTATCATGTGCTGCATGGCGTTATCTCTCCTCTTGACGGGATAGGGCCGGACGATATACGGATAAAGGAGTTACTTGCACGATTATCTCCGGAGGATGATGTGAAAGTCATGGAGGTTATAATGGCATTGAGCCCTACAGTGGAAGGTGAAACAACGGTTTTATATATAAGCAGGCTTTTAAAACCTCTTGGAGTGGAAGTGACGAAAATCGCTCGAGGGATTCCTGTGGGTGCTGAGCTTGAGTTTATCGATGAGGCAACTCTTTCAAGAGCGCTTGAGGGACGGTCGGTTTTGTGA
- a CDS encoding aldo/keto reductase, protein METRRFGSTGMDITSIGFGSWAIGGENWSHGWGPQDDNQAIEAIECALESGINWIDTAAVYGLGHSEELVAKALEGTTDKPYVFTKCALVWDSNNQIGNSLKRDSIRRECEASLKRLKTETIDLYQIHWPNPEEDIEEGWGTMAELKEEGLVKHIGVSNFNVEQMKRAQGIAPVASLQPPYSMLRRGIEKEILPHCMEHDIGVIIYSPMLSGMLSGKMTRERALHLPKNDWRRNNKEFQEPRLAHNLELVEHLRTIGKKHGASPGEVAIAWTLWHPGVTGAIVGGRSAEQVEGIIGAADLMLNQQEVDAIETYVTSMPE, encoded by the coding sequence ATGGAAACAAGACGATTCGGTAGTACAGGAATGGACATCACGTCCATCGGCTTCGGCAGCTGGGCAATTGGCGGAGAAAACTGGTCTCACGGTTGGGGACCTCAGGACGACAACCAGGCTATAGAGGCAATAGAGTGCGCCCTGGAATCGGGTATCAACTGGATTGACACCGCTGCGGTTTATGGGCTCGGCCATTCGGAGGAGCTTGTCGCAAAAGCGCTCGAAGGCACAACCGACAAGCCCTACGTTTTCACCAAATGCGCTCTTGTCTGGGACAGCAACAATCAAATCGGCAACAGCCTCAAGCGGGACTCAATCCGGCGGGAATGCGAGGCAAGCCTGAAACGCCTGAAAACCGAAACCATAGATTTATACCAGATTCATTGGCCTAACCCGGAAGAGGATATCGAAGAAGGTTGGGGAACGATGGCTGAACTGAAAGAAGAAGGACTTGTAAAACATATCGGTGTATCGAACTTCAATGTCGAGCAAATGAAAAGAGCGCAGGGCATAGCACCTGTCGCTTCGCTGCAGCCCCCCTACTCCATGCTTCGCAGAGGAATCGAAAAAGAGATCCTTCCTCACTGCATGGAGCATGATATCGGAGTCATCATCTACTCTCCGATGCTTTCCGGCATGCTTTCCGGCAAGATGACCCGCGAAAGGGCATTACATTTACCAAAAAACGATTGGCGGCGCAATAATAAGGAATTCCAGGAACCACGTCTTGCACATAATCTCGAACTTGTTGAACATCTGAGAACAATCGGGAAAAAACATGGGGCATCTCCCGGAGAAGTAGCCATAGCTTGGACGCTCTGGCACCCTGGCGTTACTGGCGCTATCGTTGGAGGACGTAGTGCTGAACAGGTAGAAGGAATAATCGGTGCTGCCGATCTAATGCTCAATCAGCAGGAAGTCGATGCAATTGAGACATATGTCACATCGATGCCGGAATAA
- the cfa gene encoding cyclopropane fatty acyl phospholipid synthase has translation MPETIYEKKLKSLLASAGIQINGPNPWDIRVLDSRFYKRVITESHLGIGESYMDGWWECDALDDFFYKVLRAKLDKKVSQLTRVLSNLAGVLINLQNPSRAFRVGETHYNIGNDLYEAMLDKHMLYSCGYWKGADNLDQAQENKLRLIFNKLQLEPGMKVLDIGCGWGGAARFAAEQYGVSVTGVTVSSEQVKKAEELGQNLPVDISLTDYRDIQGAYDRIYSIGMFEHVGVKNYQQFFEITSQCLKDDGLFLLHTIGSKRSSMNTDKWTHKYIFPNSMLPSAKQITTASEGLHVMEDWHAFGNDYYKTLKAWHTNFEHHWPDLKQAYDERFYRMWRYYLLSAAGSFRARNVQLWQILFSNNGITGDFYVSREAGKFIA, from the coding sequence ATGCCCGAGACGATATACGAAAAAAAACTAAAAAGCCTTCTTGCATCTGCAGGGATACAGATAAACGGACCGAACCCCTGGGACATCAGGGTACTGGATTCACGTTTCTACAAACGGGTTATCACTGAATCCCACCTTGGTATTGGAGAATCCTACATGGATGGATGGTGGGAGTGTGATGCACTTGACGATTTCTTTTATAAAGTGTTGCGAGCGAAACTTGATAAAAAAGTTTCACAGCTCACACGCGTTCTCAGCAACCTAGCCGGCGTCCTGATCAATCTGCAAAACCCTTCGAGAGCTTTCCGCGTTGGGGAAACCCACTACAACATTGGAAACGACCTTTACGAAGCCATGCTTGACAAGCACATGCTTTACAGCTGTGGCTATTGGAAAGGAGCGGACAATCTCGATCAGGCCCAGGAAAACAAACTGCGGCTGATTTTCAACAAACTGCAGCTCGAACCCGGCATGAAAGTACTCGATATCGGATGCGGCTGGGGAGGAGCAGCCCGGTTTGCCGCTGAACAGTATGGAGTCAGTGTTACAGGGGTTACCGTATCGAGCGAACAGGTGAAAAAAGCCGAAGAACTGGGGCAAAACCTGCCGGTCGATATCAGCCTGACGGACTACCGTGACATACAAGGAGCCTATGACAGAATCTATTCCATCGGTATGTTCGAACATGTCGGGGTGAAGAATTATCAACAGTTTTTCGAGATCACCTCTCAATGCCTGAAAGATGACGGCCTGTTTCTTCTGCACACCATCGGAAGCAAGCGCTCATCGATGAATACCGACAAATGGACCCATAAGTACATCTTCCCGAACTCCATGCTCCCTTCGGCAAAACAGATCACCACAGCGAGTGAAGGACTGCACGTCATGGAAGACTGGCATGCATTCGGTAACGACTATTACAAAACACTCAAAGCATGGCACACAAATTTCGAGCACCACTGGCCAGACTTGAAGCAAGCTTACGATGAACGATTCTACAGAATGTGGCGATACTACCTGCTTAGCGCAGCAGGCTCCTTCCGCGCCCGTAATGTTCAACTCTGGCAGATACTCTTTTCGAATAACGGAATAACAGGGGATTTTTATGTAAGCCGTGAAGCGGGAAAATTCATTGCCTAA